One Triticum urartu cultivar G1812 unplaced genomic scaffold, Tu2.1 TuUngrouped_contig_6138, whole genome shotgun sequence genomic region harbors:
- the LOC125530199 gene encoding microfibrillar-associated protein 1-like → MSVAAGVSDAAIAVRDKLRGKIGQTKVKRYWPGKKPEWADEAEDDIDLRAARVSLDEAFPKAEEGDRDRDRPPKDDRRLRRLAETRAENKEELRADHRRIRQAEIVSTAEEERDRQEAQVEEEDDEDAQEERRRRIKERQRLRAQEEEELLPQEDEPLEDDVQESEESEYETDSEDEQMGMAMVKPVFIPKAQRDTIAERERLEEEERQVEETIRKRLEARKIETRQIVVEEIRKDEHIQKALNEDASVEDVDTDDEQNEAEEYESWKNREMARIKRDREERYARLKEKEEIDKVRNMTEEERREWEKKNPKPSLQKSKQKWNFMQKYYHKGAFFQEGGDDVSQSAGRDAIYTRDFSAPTGEDKMDKSILPKVMQVKHFGRSGRTKWTHLVNEDTTDWDAPWATNGPLRTKYNAKMAGMNAPIAKPKGSKKMKDWDTKRDD, encoded by the coding sequence ATGTCCGTGGCGGCGGGGGTCAGCGATGCGGCCATCGCGGtgcgcgacaagctccggggcaagatCGGCCAGACCAAGGTGAAGCGCTACTGGCCCGGGAAGAAGCCCGAGTGGGCCGATGAGGCCGAGGACGACATCGACCTCCGGGCGGCCAGGGTCTCCCTCGACGAGGCCTTCCCCAAGGCCGAGGAAGGGGACCGGGACCGGGACCGGCCCCCCAAGGACGACCGGCGGCTCCGGCGGCTCGCGGAGACGCGCGCGGAGAACAAGGAGGAGCTCCGGGCCGACCACCGCCGCATCCGGCAGGCTGAGATCGTGTCCACCGCTGAGGAGGAGCGGGACAGGCAAGAGGCCcaggtggaggaggaggacgacgaggacGCGCAGGAGGAGCGGCGGCGGAGGATCAAGGAGCGGCAGCGCCTCAGGgcgcaggaggaggaggagctgctCCCGCAGGAGGACGAGCCGCTCGAGGATGACGTGCAGGAGTCGGAGGAGTCCGAGTACGAGACCGACTCGGAGGATGAGCAGATGGGCATGGCCATGGTGAAGCCCGTCTTCATCCCCAAGGCGCAGCGGGACACCATCGCCGAGCGCGAgcggctggaggaggaggagcggcAGGTGGAGGAGACCATCAGGAAGAGGCTCGAGGCTAGGAAGATCGAGACCAGGCAGATTGTGGTGGAGGAGATTAGGAAGGATGAGCACATTCAGAAGGCGCTCAACGAGGATGCTAGCGTCGAGGATGTCGACACGGATGATGAGCAGAACGAAGCTGAGGAGTATGAGTCATGGAAGAATCGTGAGATGGCGCGGATTAAGAGGGACAGGGAGGAAAGGTATGCACGGTTGAAGGAGAAGGAAGAGATTGACAAGGTGAGGAATATGACTGAGGAGGAGCGCCGGGAATGGGAGAAGAAGAACCCCAAACCTTCTCTCCAGAAGTCCAAACAGAAGTGGAACTTTATGCAGAAGTACTACCACAAGGGTGCCTTCTTCCAGGAGGGCGGTGATGACGTGAGCCAGTCAGCTGGTAGAGATGCTATATACACCCGTGATTTCTCTGCGCCCACCGGTGAAGATAAGATGGACAAGAGCATCTTGCCTAAGGTCATGCAAGTCAAGCATTTCGGGCGGAGTGGCAGAACAAAGTGGACACATCTTGTTAATGAGGACACTACCGACTGGGATGCACC